The sequence below is a genomic window from Nocardia fluminea.
CATCAGTGCCGAGCTACTCCCCCGTGCGGAGCGTCCTACTCGTCGTAGTGAGCGGAAAGCTGCCGGGGTGGAGAAGAAGGCTCGGAAGCGTCGCGAATCCTGATCGGGTTGAAATTTCCTTTTGCTTGGCGGGGTTGGGTGTTTCGTAACGTGACGAATCTTGGGGAGGGTTGTTGTATGGGGTTGGGGTGGGTCTGTTTTTGGTAGTTGGGGTGGGGTGTTGTGTTTGGGGAGTGGAAGTGTTTCACGTGGAACGCGTTGCGGCTTCCCTTCCTTCATTGTTGATCGGATATTTGTGGGGGTCGTGCGGAGTTCGGTAGTTGAACCGACTTCGTGGCGGATCGCTCGCTCGTCTTGTTCGCAAGCTCTTGGTGGTTGAGTGTGTGACTGAGATGCGTCAGCAGCTCTGTCGAAGGTGAGTGAGCTGAGCGCCAGTGTCTGGGGAGCATTGGGCGGTGACTTGGGTTGTGTTCTGTGGGATCGGATCTTTGGTTCGACGGTAGGGGTGATCGTTGGGTGCGGTCTGCTGGGTGGGTGATGCGGGGGGTGTTCTCCACTGGACTCAGGGGTGGCTGGGTGGTGGGAAGGTGCGGGTGATGGTGGCTGGGTGGTGGGAAGTGTGCGGTGTGATGGTGGCTGGGATTTGGGTGGTTGGTAGTCCCAGGGGGTTTGACGCTGTGTTTATTGGCGCGCTGGCGCGCGCGTGTCCGCGGCCCTGAGGGCCGCCGGTTAGCGCTCGAGACTCGCGCCTGCGGCGCATGCGCTTCGAGCGCTAACCGGCGACCCGGCCGCGGACCGGCCACTGCGTGGCCGCCGCTCCCTAGGTGTGTTGGCCCGTGAGGTTAGGAACGCGGCTGGCTGGTGGGTGCCCACCGAGCGCGGTGTGGCCGCGGTGATGATTGTAGGTATGGAGCCACTGGGTGAACGCGGCTCGACGTTCGGCCTCTGACCGGTAAGGGCGGGCGTAGGCCCACTCATCGACAAGGGTGCGGTTGAATCGTTCGACCTTGCCGTTGGTCTGTGGCCGGTAAGGCCGGGTTCGTTTGTGGGTGATCGCGGCCGCGGTCATCGCCTCGGCCCAGGGCTTGGATCGGTAGCAAGGACCGTTATCGGTCAGGACCCTGCGGACTGTTATTCCGTTGGTAGAGAAGAACTTCTGGGCCCGTCGCCAGAACCCGACGGCGGTTTCCTTGCGTTCGTCGGCCAGGATCTCGGTGTAGGCCAGGCGGGAATGATCATCGATGGCGTTGTGGAGATAGCTGTAACCGAGATGACCACGACCACTGCTGTCGAGGGTCTTGTTCACCGATCGGGCGCGGTTGGCGCGCCCTAGTTTTTGGCCCACCACCCGGGCGCCGCCGCCATCGGGGATATTGCCCAGCTTCTTGATGTCGACGTGGACCAGATCGCCGGGGTTGTCGTGTTCGTAGCGGCGGATCGGGGTGCCGGTCGTGCGGTCGAGCCAGCGCAGACGAGCTAGTTTGTAGCGGGTCAAGACCCGGTGCACTGTCGAGGGATTCAGGCCGAGGAGGTAGGCGATCCGTGCTGGCCCCCACCGGTGCAGGACCCGGATCTTGATGATGCGGCGTTCGGTGCGGGTCGGTGTTCGGGTCGGGCTGTGGTGAGGGCGTGAGGACCGATCGGTCATGGCTTCGACGCCGTGTTGTCGGTAGCGGTCGGCCCATCGGGCGGCGGTGGTGGGTGAGACCTGGAACCGTTCGGCCGCCCTGCGTAAGGGCCAGCCGTCGTCGATGACAGCGGGCGAGTCGTAGACGTCCGAGTTCGGTCAGGGGTGCATTACGGTGTGTCACTGAAGACCTCCGTGGTGGTTGCGTTCCTAGACAGCTCGCATCTCACTCGGAGGTCTTCGCTATGTCAGCTCGCCACGCCGTTTCTAACCTCTGTGGTCAACACACCTAGGGGTCGCGGGGGCGGGGTTGGGAGTGCGGTCATGGCGGATTTGGGGTGAACGGTGTGGCCGGTCTGGTGGTCCGCGCCATAGGTTCTGCAGTTGCACAGACCGATCTGCGGCGATCATTGTCCGCGCGCCACCAGCCTTTGCCGAGACCTCAGTATGCCTAGTTGCTCGCACGTACCGCGCACCCAAGCCCGGTTGGTTTTACTACGCGGCCATGCCTCTCCCCACGCTCGGCATGAGTAGAGGGGTAATCGGTTTGGATGGCGGGGGCGTGGCTGCGGGGCGGGTTTCTCGGGGTGGGTGGTTCTGGTTGTGCTGGCGTCGGTTGCCCGAGGGCTGGCACGAAGTAGGCCGAAGGGGCCGGCTTGGGCGGGAGCCGGCGAGTGGCTCGGAGTGAGATGAAGGGGCTGGCTTGGGGAAGGGTCGAGGGGTGGGGTACCCGCCTTGCGGCGGGTTGACGGGGACCACTCCCCTGTTGTTTCCCGTGAAACATTGGTCGTGGGGTGTTAATTCGCGGGTGTTGGGTGTGTCCTTGTCGGCGTGCCGCGATTCAGCTTTCCTAAGTGTCCTGGGGCTGGCAAGCTGTCAGAGTCGGGCGGGAGTGAGCCACCCTCCTCGAGTCTTCGAGTTCTCCACCGACACAGTTTGTTTGTGACGACACGGCGCCGACGTTCGTCGGGGATACGTGATCTGAAGTTTCTCGGGTAAGGAGCAATCTATGTCGAGCGGTCCGGCGAATGTTTCACGGGAAACAACGTCGCGGGTCCCGGGGATGCTGGATTCCAGCAGCTTCGACGCGGAGACGTTCGGGAATACTCCTTTCGGGCACATCTCCCCGGCCGAGACCCCGATCGCGGCGGAAGCGCAACGCGCCAGCCAGATTCTGCATCCAGGAAAGGTCAATGTGCCGAAACCTCGCGAGCAACGGATCATCACTATCGCCAACCAGAAGGGCGGCGTCGGTAAGACGACTACGACGGTCAATCTCGCTGCGGCGCTAGCGCACCAGGGAATGACGGTCCTTGTGGTCGATCTTGATCCGCAGGGCAACGCGAGTACGGCGCTGGGCGTCGCGCACAACTCGGGTGTGCCGTCCAGCTACGAGCTGCTGATCGGTGAAGTGGCGGTCAAGGACGCGATCCAGGTGAGCCCGCACAGCGAGCGTCTGCTGTGTGTCCCGGCCACGATCGACCTCGCCGGCGCGGAGATCGAACTGGTCTCCATGGTCGCCAGGGAAGGTCGTCTGAAGACGGCGATCCGCGAGGCGGGCATGGTCGGCTTCGACATCGATTACGTGCTGATCGACTGCCCGCCCTCCCTCGGTCTGCTCACGGTCAACGCGCTCGTGGCGGCCAAGGAGGTGCTGATCCCGATCCAGTGCGAGTACTACGCGCTGGAAGGCGTGGGTCAGCTGCTGCGCAATATCGGGCTGGTGCAAGCGCACCTCAACCCGGAACTCCATGTGTCGACCGTCCTGCTGACGATGTACGACGGCCGCACGAAGCTGGCCGACCAGGTGGCCGAGGAGGTGCGTAACCACTTCGGCGACGTGGTCCTCAAGTCGATGATCCCGCGCAGCGTGAAGGTCTCGGAGGCGCCGGGCTACGGGATGACCGTGCTCGATTACGATCCAGGCTCGCGCGGTGCGATGAGCTACATGGACGCGGGACGCGAGCTCGCCGCTCGTGCAGAGCTGAAGCAAGACGCGTCTTGAGCGTGAGTTGGAACGAGGAAGGGATCGGTAGCCGATGAGTCAGGCGAAAAAGGGCGGTCTCGGTCGCGGGTTGGCCGCATTGATCCCGACGGGTCCGGCCGTGGCGCCGGGCTTGAGTAGTGCCGCCGCGAGCGTGATCGGGATCAACCCGATCGGCCCGCAACCGGCCGAGGCGTTCCTGCATCGTGTTCCGGACGCGGAGCCGGAGCCCGAGCCCGAAGCCGAATCCGATCTGGTCTCCCCCGGCGGCGCGGTGTATCGCGAGGTCCCGGCGGAGCTGATCGAGCCGAACCCGAAGCAGCCGCGTCAGGTCTTCGAAGAAGACGCACTCGCGGAACTCGTGCACTCGATTCGCGAGTTCGGTCTCATGCAGCCGATCGTCGTCCGTCGCGTCGAACCGGGCGTCGACAAGTTCCAGTTGGTCATGGGTGAGCGTCGCTGGCGCGCATGCCAAGAGGCCGGACTCGCCACGATCCCGGCGATCATCCGCGACACCGACGACGGCTCGATGCTGCGCGACGCACTTCTGGAGAACATCCACCGCGTGCAGCTGAACCCCCTCGAGGAGGCGGCGGCCTATCAGCAGCTGCTCGAGGAGTTCGACGTCACCCACGAGGAATTAGCGACGCGAATCGGTCGCTCGCGTCCGGTGGTGACGAATATGATTCGTTTGCTGAAGCTGCCGATTCCCGTGCAGCGTCGGGTGGCCGCCGGGGTGCTCTCGGCCGGACATGCCAGGGCGCTGCTCGGCTTGGATGCCGGCGCGGACGCACAGGAAGTACTGGCGGCGCGGATCGTCGCCGAGGGTTTGTCGGTTCGGGCCACCGAGGAAGCGGTGACCCTCGCCAACCGCAATCCCTCGGAGACCGCTCCCCCGGCGCCGAAGCGCAAGCCGATTCACATGCCGGGTCTTCAGGAAGTGGCCGAGCGGCTGTCGGGTTCCTACGACACCCGGGTCACGGTGAGCCTCGGCAAACGCAAGGGCAAGATCGTTGTCGAGTTCGGGTCCGTCGAAGACCTCGAGCGCATCGTGGCGCTGATGGATCAAGTCGGCCCCGAAACGTCACTGTGACTGAAAGAGGCGGCACGTACTGTGGATAGTGATGTGGCGTGAGCGTGGATGAATCCGACAGCTGGAGGCTGAACAGAGCAGTGTCGACCAGCGTCACGGCTTTGACTCTCGACGGGCTCGGTCAGCTCCCGGCGCACACTCGGCGGTGTGTGTTCTGGGAGCTCGACCCGGCGGTCGCGGAGGACTCGCACGCGTTCAGCGATCCGGTCTTCGAGAAGGAAGCCTGGCTCTCGACGGTGATGCTCGAGTGGGGCTCCTGCGGACAGGTCGCCCATGTGGACAACAACCTCGCGGGCTGCGCGCTGTACTCGCCCCCGAGTGCCGTGCCAAGATCCGCCCTGTTCCCCACCTCCCCAGTAAGCCCGGACGCGGTCCTGCTGACCACGCTGCAGGCCGAATTCCCCTACGACGAGGCCGATGTAGCCCATCGCCTGGTTCAGGCCGTGGTGGCCGATCTGGTGCGTCGTGGCGTGCGGGCGCTGGAGGCCTTCGGCATTCGGAACGGCCCGCCGTCCAGTTCGGTGGCCGATCGAGGCTTCGGGTCGTCGATGCGGTTGATGGAACGGATCGCGGCGCCGCTGCGCGATCCCTCGTCCGCGACGAGGTGCACCCCTGAAACGTGCATGATCGACGCGGACTTCCTCGCCGAAGTCGGTTTCGAAGTGGTTGCCCCCCATCACCGCTTCCCCCGGCTGCGCCTGGAACTCGACTCCGATCACGGCTGGAAGGAAGACGTCGAGCGCGCCCTCGACCAACTCCTGGCGGCGGCCTCGATGGAACCGCCGGCACGCGTCGGTGCGCACTGATCCGAGACAACAAGAACGGCCCCGCGGAAATCGCGGGGCCGTTTGTCTTGGAATGGGCTAGACGGCGTTGCCCGCGTCGGCGGCCGCCAGCTCTTCGGCGAGCAACTCGGCGAAGGTGTAGGTCCCGGTCGGCTGGTCGTCCTGGCCGAGCAGATAGAGACGCTTCACCGAGATCAGAATCGCTTCGGCGATCACGTCGCGCATGCGCGGGTTGGTGAGTACCGAGGCGTCGTAGTCGTTGGTGAGGTAGCCGAGGTCCACCTGGACGGTCGGCATCTTGGTCAGACGCAACAGGTCCCAGGTGCGCTGATGAGTCCGGCAGTCCTGCACCGAGGTTCGGGCCACCACTTCACGCTGGATGAAACCGGCCAGTACCTGACCGATCATGGAGACCGAACCGTGCGAGTTGCCCCAGTAGAAGCCGGCCACGCCCTTCGCTGACGGGTTGTCACTGGTCGCGCAGCGCAGCGAGATCATCAGATCCGCATCGAAGGCATTGGAGGTGTCTGCGCGTTCGACATCGGTCGGGTTGGCACCCCACGGCCGGGACAGAAAGGTCTCCATGCCGGTCGCGGCCATCCGGCCCTCGAGCCGGGATGCCAGATCCCACAGGATCTCCGACTCGTAGACGTCCCCGAACTCGGTGGGTACCGCGAAACCCTTGTCGGCGCCGCCGAATCCGGGATCGATGACGATCCGCTTGCCGGTGAGCTGCGGGCCCGCGCGATGCACCACTTCTTCCTCTGCGATGCGATGCGGGTTGCCACCGGTGACGCGCGCGCCGAGCAGATCCAGCGAACGCAAGGTGTCGGGTCCGCAGATGCCGTCGGCGGACAGGCCGATCTCGCGCTGGAACGCGCTGAGTCCGTCGTGGGTGTGCGGGCCGAAGTGCCCGTCCACCCGGTACACGTAGAAGCCGAGATCCTGCAGCTTGCGCTGCAGGGTGGCCACGTCGTCACCGTAGAGCGGTGCCGACAACTGGTAGATCAATGTGCGAGCACCCAGCCGGTAGGAGGCTTCCTTCAGCGCGCGATAGGTGGCCGGACCGACCACCCCGTCGACGAGGAGACCGCGCTGCTGCTGGAACGCGCGGATCGCCGAATCGAGGGGCCGATCGAACACCGCCTCGGTGTCCTTCCAATATTCCGGTCCGTCAGTGGTTTCGACGTGTGGGAGATGCAGGAAGCCGAGGCTTGCGAGGGTGCTCCGAACCTCTGCGACGGCTGGTCCTGAATCGCCGTGACGAAGTCGGTGCATGCGTGAGAGCCCTTTCCTTCGGCCGGAGCGTCCGTCGATTGTCTCAGACCCAAGCCGCTTTGCGGGAATCCCGGGTCCAGGCATCCTACGGCGCGTCGGCCGGTAGGAGGCGCTTTTGTCGGATGCTCTGTGTTAGATGAGACCCTCGAGCTCGCGCAGCAGCGCCGCCTTACCCTTCGCGCCGACGATCTGCTTCACGGGCTTGCCGCCCTGGAACAAGATCATCGTGGGCAGCGACAGGATCTGGTAGTCGCGGGCGGTGCCGGGGTTGGCCTCGGTGTCGAGCTTGGCGATGGTCAGCTTCTCGGCGTGGGTGCCCGCGATCTCCTCCAGCACGGGGGCGACCATCTTGCACGGGCCGCACCAGTCGGCCCAGAAGTCGACGAGCACCGGCTTCTCGCTGAGCAGGACGTCGTCGGCGAAGGACTGGTCGGTGACGGTGATGGTGTTGGCACTCTCGGCCATGGGTGTCTCCTCGACAGGGGTGGAACTCGAAATCAGTTGGCGCGTACAGCGGCCGGACCGTCGGCGTGGTCGAGCGTGTTGGCGGTGATGTCGCCCTGCTCGGCCAGCCAGCGTTCGGCGTCGATCGCCGCACGGCAGCCGGTGCCGGCGGCGGTGATCGCCTGCCGGTAGGTGTGGTCGACGAGGTCGCCCACGGCGAACACGCCCGCCACATCGGTGGCGGTGCCCGGTTCGGTCACCCGCACATAGCCTTCGCCGTCGAGGGCGACCTGGCCCTTGACGAGCTCGCTGCGCGGATCGTGCCCGATGGCCACGAACAGGCCGGTGGCGTCGAGCTCGGATTCCGCGCCGGTGCGGGTGTCGCGCAGGGTGAGGCTGGTGACGCTCTTCTCGCCGTTCACCTTCACGACCTCGGAGTTGAGCTGGAACTTGATCTTCTCGTTGGCCTTGGCGCGCTCGAGCATGATCCGTGACGCACGGAACTCCTCACGGCGGTGCACGATGGTGACGCTCGCGGCGAACTTGGTGAGGAAGGTCGCTTCCTCCATGGCGGAGTCGCCGCCGCCGACCACGACGATGTCCTGGCCCTTGAAGAAGAAGCCGTCGCAGGTGGCGCAGGCGCTCACACCGCGGCCGAGCAGGTCCTGCTCCCCCGGCACGTTCAGGTAGCGCGCGGCCGAACCCATCGCGAGGATCACGGCGTAGGCCTCGAAGGTCTCGTCACCGACGGTGACCTTCTTCACGGTGCCGGACAGGTCGATCGCGTCGACGTCCTCGGTGCGCAGCTCGGCGCCGAAACGCTTGGCCTGGTCGCGCATCTGCTCCATGAGGTCGGGGCCCATGATGCCGTCGCGGAAGCCGGGGAAGTTCTCCACCTCGGTGGTGGTCATCAGGGCGCCACCGAACTGGGTGCCCTCGAAGACCAGCGGCGCGAGCTCCGCGCGGGCGGCGTAGACGGCCGCCGTATAGCCGGCGGGTCCTGAGCCGACGATGATCAGGTCGCGAACTGGCGTGCTCATGGGGACCTTCCGAGAAGTAAAGCTGGGGACGTGTCGGTCAACAACAGCCTAAACGGTGTTGTTCCCGGTGCTTGCCTCGCGGCTGGCGGCGCGGGCTCTCAGCCGATGTCGCGCAGGGTGAGCTGTTCGGGGGTGCCGGTGGTGCAGCCGGTGCCGACGACGAGAGCGGTGATGGTGGGAGCCTGCTCGCCCTGGACGAGGACCAGGACGGCGTCGGAGCCACGGAAGGTGATATTCGACGCCCCGAGTACCGCGCGGTCGATACCGTTGGCTCGCACACAGCGGGTGAGGGCGGCGTCGTCGCCCAGCGGACCGACCACGTCGCGTTTGCCGAGTGCGCGCAGGGCGGCGGCGGTGGTGAGTTCGTCGGCGGCCGCCGGTTCGGTGAAGGGCGCGGCGGTGGGGGTGCCCTCGGTGGTGTCGAAGGTGCTGAACACGGCACCGGCGGCGCCTGCCAGGACGGCCACTGCGGCGGCGGCCGCGGCGAGTAGCCCCAGTCGGCGCCGGGATCGGTAGCGGTCCAGCGAGATCGGGGCCTCGGCGATGGGTGCCGGTTCGGCGGGCACGGCGGCGGGCGGCGTGATCCGCTCGGTCGGGCCCTCCCCCGCGTCGAGTTCGGCGACGAATCGGAACATGCGGTCGGCCACGTCGTCGGGCATGCGGTGCACGACCCGTTCGTCGGCGGCGAGCGTGCGGAGGTGGGTGTTCACCTCGTCGAGCTTGTTCAGGTAGTGCAGCGCGTCTTCGTCGGTGCGGACCACGGGCCACAGTTGCTCGCACAATTCGGGCGCGAGGTTGTCGGCATGAAGATCGGCCAGCAGTTCCGACGGGAACGGAGGCTGCGGCACGGATCGAGACACCCTCGCACCTCCCCTGTTCTGTCGATTTCGGATCGCAGGATTTACATCGCTGACTTGTTCGTCACTGTTAATGACGCATCCCGACTACGTCCGGTTCCCTGGATCCCGGAAAAATTCCAAACGTTCTTGCAAACGTACGCGCGCTCGGGCGCATCGGCTCTTGATCGTGCCCGGCGCCACGCCGAGCGCAGCGGCCGTTTCGGCGACGCTACGGCCCTCCATCTCGGTCATGACCAGGGCTAATCGCTGTTCGTCAGGGAGGGTGAACAACGCCTCGCTCACGACAGTGGAAAGTTCGTAGTGCGCGAACGCGTCGTGCGGGTCGACCGCCTCGGGCATGGTGTCGGGCAGGACCGAGACGGCGCGGCGGGTCTTGTTGCGCCGGATCCGGTCCAGGCACGCGTTCACCACGATCGCGTGCAGCCAGCTGCGCACCTCGGATTCGGCGCGGAACGAGTCCGCGGTGCGATGGGCCGAGAACAGGGCGTCCTGCAGGCAGTCGGCGGCGTCCTCGCGGTTGTAGGACGTGCGCAGCGCGGTCTGCCAGAGATGGTCGGAATGCCTGCGCAGCAATTCGGCGAAAACGTGCGGTTCCCCACGGACGTGGGCAGCGAGCAGTTGCTTGTCGCTGCCGTTCTCCAGGAACGAGCGGACGCTGGACGCGACCTCCCCCGGTGGCACACCGCGGACTTGCTCGTTGACTTCCGGCGACAAACCTGACCCCTTGGACAGCGCTCATTACGGCGACTTCGAGTCGGCGAAACAAGGCCGATCCATCACCTGACTACTACGCGGCGTCCAGGATCGACGTCGACAAATCCTGGGTAACTCTCAACCGAGAGCGCGGGGGGATCATATCGTCGATAACAATTGCGCACCAACCGGACCGCGGTTCGAACAAGATCGGTAAGGGGCCCGGAAATGCTCGACCACCTGCGCAGATAGCGCGGTGGGAAATTTTTGTGACGCGCTGAGACTAAGGGGCCGCGTCGAAGCGGACGTCGGCGATCGCGGTCTGGAACTGGCCGCCCGAATTGGCCAGGCCGGTGATCCAGACGAGCACGAAACGAGCCGCCTGATCGGTCTGCACGGCGATGTCGGTGATTCCGTCACCGAGCTTGCCCGAACCGATCAGCTGAGTCTGGTCGAGCGTGGGTGCCTCGGTGGGCGAGGTGCGGATCTCGACGGTGCTGCCCACGCTGGGTGAGGTGATCGACACATTGGTGAGCTTGGCCGGGGTCGGCAGTGTGGCCAGCAGGCCCACGCCCTTCTTGAGGGCGGGGAACTGCTGGAAGTACTGATCGGTGCGCCACACCGTCGCCGCGTTGTTGTCGAGCACCGCGCCCGCCGCCGCGGCGCCGTCGGGAGTGCCCTCCGGGGAGAACACCGCCACGCCGGTGACCGGCACCGGCACACTCGTCGGCGTCGCCGCGGGGTCGTCGGCGGGCGGTGCGGACGCCGCTGGCGGCGCCACACTCGAGGTGAGCCCGATATTGATCTGCTGGTCCAGCGGCTTGTCCGACGCGCCGGGCGCGAAGATGCTGACCATCCACCAGATCAACACGCCGACCACCAGCGCGGCCAGCACGCCGAGGGCGACCATGATCCACATCATCCGCTTGGAGCGTTCCCGCTCGGCCGCGAGCAGTTCCGGGTCGGCGAGTGAATCGGCACCGGGGGCCACAGCCCGCTGACCCAGACGTAAGACCGGAATGAAATCGGTCTTCTGATCGACGACCGAGGCTTGCTCGAGCACGTGCTGCACGGTGGCAGCGGTGCGCACGCCCTTGTTCGACTCCAGCGAGCGAACCGCGACGGCCGAGATCTCGAACGGCACCTCCGGCCGGATCTGCCGCGGTTCCACCGGCGTGCCGTCGGGTCCGAAATCGGCCAGACGCAGACCGCCGATGGTGGCCGCCGACCCGGTGACGCCGCCGACGCGAATCGGCCAGCGCGCGGTGATCAGGGCGTAGAGCATCGCGCCGAGGCCGCGGACATCGCCTTGGGCGTCGGAATCGCCGAGGGTGCCGGGGAACGCGAGGACCGCGTCACCGGAGGCACTGATGCGGATCCGATCGGGGTGGTCGATCGACAGCGAGCCGCCGCCACGGTGGGCGAGTTCGGCCGCCGAGGCGAGCGCCCTGATGGCCCGGGCCGCGCCGACCGGCGAGGGCACGGTCTCGGCCATCTCGCGCAGGGAACGGCCGGGGGTCCACTCGGCCACGACGATGCCGCCGGAGCTGCCGCGGACCACGTCGAGGACCCTGGCCAGGCCGGGCGAATTGATCCGGCCCAGTCGCAGCGTGCGCGACAGCACCGCCTGCGGGCCGTCGTGACCGGAGTTCTCGCCGGATGTCTGATCGGCGTCCACGAAGGTCAGCGCGACCTCGCGATCGAGCTTGATGTCGAGTGCCTGCCAGAACTTCAGTCCACGCGCACCGCCGTGACCGGCCAGCAGCCGGTACCGGCCACCGGCGACGGACGCGCCGGGGATGAGCTTGGGGCCGCGCTGGCCACGGTTGGCCGCGGCGCTGGGAGGCAGCTGCGGTGGGATCGGCAACATGCCGGTGTCGTGTGTCGGGTCGTGCGGCGGCATAGCCGAACGCGCGTCTTCTTCATGCGTGTCGCGTTCGTCGGGCGCGTCGGTATGCTCGCTGTCCGCGGAGTCCGGCGCATCGGGCCCGACCTCGGTGGACATTCCTGCTGCCGCGCGCGCCGCAGAATCAGCGGCCGGGACGCCGCCCACCGCGTCATCGCTCACCCTCGGTCCTCCTTCGGCCTGAAAACCCGTGTCGGTCTGCGGAACAGCGTACGGGAACTGTGCTTTACCGGTGCTGTCAACAGCTCCCGGTCGAATCACGGGGAGCACCATGGTCTGGGTATCCAGAGACTGCCCGTATGCGGGGAATCCGTAGGTATCGGGACGGCGCAGCACGGTGGTCGCGTAGATGTCGTCTGCCGGGGTGTCGTCGAGTCCGTGATCCGGCGCGGGCGGGGTGATGCCGAGCTTGCGCGAGATCGCGACGGTGATGGCGACCACCTCGGGGATACCGGCCAGCCGCATCAGGCCGAAGGCCACCGAGAACATGACCAGGGAATCGACCATGACGCGCAGCAGCGAGCCCGCGCCGCCGGAGACGCGATCGAGTCCGGTCACCGTGTCGACGATCAGCATCACCGCGCCGCCCGCGATCGAGGCGAGCAACACTCTGGTCACAGTTCGGCCGACATTCACCATGCGCAAGTCGCCGAGGCTGCGGTGCAGCAGCACGCCGCCGATCACCGCGCCCGCGGTGAATCCGAGACCGGTGGCGACACCGAGAACGATCACCACGTCGTCGCTGTCGCGCGCGATGACCGGCGCCAAGGCCGAGATCAGGATCTTGATCGTCGTGATGCCGAGGATGATCCAGGTCGGTGTCCATGCCTGTTCGCGCGCGTAGAACACCCGCAGATGGATGAGCACGAGCGAATACGGGATGAGTGAGAACGCCGACCAGCTCACAGCACTGCCGAGCCGTTCGGCGTCACCGGAGAATCGCGCGTAGCCGTAGAGCGCCTGGCCGATCTCCGGGCCCGCGAGGGTCATGAAGGTGACGATCGGGAGCATCGCGATCATCGTGAGTCGCGTGGCCACGGACAGGTCGTCGACCACCGCGGGGGTGTCGTCG
It includes:
- a CDS encoding N-acetylmuramoyl-L-alanine amidase, encoding MHRLRHGDSGPAVAEVRSTLASLGFLHLPHVETTDGPEYWKDTEAVFDRPLDSAIRAFQQQRGLLVDGVVGPATYRALKEASYRLGARTLIYQLSAPLYGDDVATLQRKLQDLGFYVYRVDGHFGPHTHDGLSAFQREIGLSADGICGPDTLRSLDLLGARVTGGNPHRIAEEEVVHRAGPQLTGKRIVIDPGFGGADKGFAVPTEFGDVYESEILWDLASRLEGRMAATGMETFLSRPWGANPTDVERADTSNAFDADLMISLRCATSDNPSAKGVAGFYWGNSHGSVSMIGQVLAGFIQREVVARTSVQDCRTHQRTWDLLRLTKMPTVQVDLGYLTNDYDASVLTNPRMRDVIAEAILISVKRLYLLGQDDQPTGTYTFAELLAEELAAADAGNAV
- a CDS encoding ParA family protein, giving the protein MSSGPANVSRETTSRVPGMLDSSSFDAETFGNTPFGHISPAETPIAAEAQRASQILHPGKVNVPKPREQRIITIANQKGGVGKTTTTVNLAAALAHQGMTVLVVDLDPQGNASTALGVAHNSGVPSSYELLIGEVAVKDAIQVSPHSERLLCVPATIDLAGAEIELVSMVAREGRLKTAIREAGMVGFDIDYVLIDCPPSLGLLTVNALVAAKEVLIPIQCEYYALEGVGQLLRNIGLVQAHLNPELHVSTVLLTMYDGRTKLADQVAEEVRNHFGDVVLKSMIPRSVKVSEAPGYGMTVLDYDPGSRGAMSYMDAGRELAARAELKQDAS
- the sigM gene encoding RNA polymerase sigma factor SigM, which translates into the protein MENGSDKQLLAAHVRGEPHVFAELLRRHSDHLWQTALRTSYNREDAADCLQDALFSAHRTADSFRAESEVRSWLHAIVVNACLDRIRRNKTRRAVSVLPDTMPEAVDPHDAFAHYELSTVVSEALFTLPDEQRLALVMTEMEGRSVAETAAALGVAPGTIKSRCARARVRLQERLEFFRDPGNRT
- the trxB gene encoding thioredoxin-disulfide reductase, producing the protein MSTPVRDLIIVGSGPAGYTAAVYAARAELAPLVFEGTQFGGALMTTTEVENFPGFRDGIMGPDLMEQMRDQAKRFGAELRTEDVDAIDLSGTVKKVTVGDETFEAYAVILAMGSAARYLNVPGEQDLLGRGVSACATCDGFFFKGQDIVVVGGGDSAMEEATFLTKFAASVTIVHRREEFRASRIMLERAKANEKIKFQLNSEVVKVNGEKSVTSLTLRDTRTGAESELDATGLFVAIGHDPRSELVKGQVALDGEGYVRVTEPGTATDVAGVFAVGDLVDHTYRQAITAAGTGCRAAIDAERWLAEQGDITANTLDHADGPAAVRAN
- the trxA gene encoding thioredoxin; translated protein: MAESANTITVTDQSFADDVLLSEKPVLVDFWADWCGPCKMVAPVLEEIAGTHAEKLTIAKLDTEANPGTARDYQILSLPTMILFQGGKPVKQIVGAKGKAALLRELEGLI
- a CDS encoding ParB/RepB/Spo0J family partition protein produces the protein MSQAKKGGLGRGLAALIPTGPAVAPGLSSAAASVIGINPIGPQPAEAFLHRVPDAEPEPEPEAESDLVSPGGAVYREVPAELIEPNPKQPRQVFEEDALAELVHSIREFGLMQPIVVRRVEPGVDKFQLVMGERRWRACQEAGLATIPAIIRDTDDGSMLRDALLENIHRVQLNPLEEAAAYQQLLEEFDVTHEELATRIGRSRPVVTNMIRLLKLPIPVQRRVAAGVLSAGHARALLGLDAGADAQEVLAARIVAEGLSVRATEEAVTLANRNPSETAPPAPKRKPIHMPGLQEVAERLSGSYDTRVTVSLGKRKGKIVVEFGSVEDLERIVALMDQVGPETSL